GAATGGGAACTGGAACGATGTAAACAACAGCGAAGTAACAATCACATTTCCTATTGGAGTGGAATTCACTTGAGGTCAAAAACAAAAAAATTACTTAGAAAAAATATCATTCCATATGCTCTACTGACATTTTGGCACCCAAGGGCCATAGCAAGCCACTTTTCACAAACGTGGTCACCCACCATTCTGACCTCCAAACcagacaaaaatatatataaaaagaaatatgttaataataaaaaataaaacaaaaatctaCATTTTGTACTTGTAGGTTCCAGACCTTTAAACACTGAATTGACAAAAccccacagcccccccccctacaaaaaaaaaaactcacATCAAAAAATTCTAATTTGAAGAGAAGAAGCGTGTTACACTTTGAACTTGTAGAGATGAGGATCATGCTTTTTGCGTCTGGCTTAAGTTGGAGGGGTGAGGTACACTAAAACTGAAGCGCTGCTGTCCTTTTGACTGTCGTCCTCCGTGGGAGATGGGCGgatggacagacaggcagagggggGGAGCAGCCTCATTCCAATGGCGTGACAAAAACTGTCCATCTATTTGTGGCGCGAGGAGAGTTGAGAGGGCTGAGGCGGAGAGGGCTGAGgcggagagaaggagggggggtcGATATTGGGCTCATTGGGAGGAGcaaaggaggacagacagagcggGAGGACAGGAGGCGAACATCATCCCCTAGTCCAATAttggggagggaggatgagggaagCAGTCACTGAAGGCAGACATGGAGACCAGGATGAAAAACATCAACATGAAGGAACCTAGAGGGAAGACAAACAGGCAAAAGGTTTAGCAACTGTCTAAAACCAAACAGTCTTCAGATAAGTTATATGTCTTTCAAGACATATTCCTAAAATACAGGCCACGTCTCCCATACATGGCACATTACCAGAGTACATGACAAACATCTACATTCATTTAGGCCAAATATGACAGTTTTATTTTAAataagacaacaaaaaaatattgttttaatGTTTTTCACTACTTCAGCTATTCAAAGCAGAGTCAATGTTACAGTCTCTGAGCTCTTACCGTGAAGCTGCTCCTCCACGTTATCCTGCTTTTGTGTCCACCAGTTGCAGCTGCACATTCACAGGCATGGCCTCTTCGCCGTATCCACCTTTTGACTGCATTTGGTTTTGaatggagttcacctgtggtggAAGTAAACAGTATGTTAAAGACAAGATGATGGACAACTGCTAACCTTGTTGAAGCAATACCCACATGTATCTATTAACCTGCTAACCTTGTTGAAGCAATACCCACATGTATCTATTAACCTGCTAACCTTGTTGAATCAATACCCACATGTATCTATTAACCTGCTAACCTTGTTGAATCAATACCCACATGTATCTATTAACCTGCTAACCTTGTTGAAGCAATACCCACATGTATCTATTAACCTGCTAACCTTGAAGCAATACCCACATTTATCTATTAACCTGCTAACCTTGTTGAAGCAATACCCACATGTATCTATTAACCTGCTAACCTTGTTGAAGCAATACCCACATGTATATATTAACCTGCTAACCCCAACATTTAAATTACTTTGTCATCTAGCAGACACTCCCATCCAGAGCGACCCACAGGAGCAACCAGGGTCAAGCACACTGCCAAAGGGCACAAGGACAGTTCCCCCACCCAGTCGAATCGGTGACTCGAACCAGCGACCTCTCAGCCACCGGCCCAAGCTCCCAAACCTCtagtttgtgtgcatgtgtggcaCTATTTACATGTGTATGTCCGTGTGCATACAAGCGCTTGCTTGGCATCAGGCAAAAAAGGCATTGGATGTAACAACGTTCCTTTTTAGCATCAGTTTaaactattttttttgttttgtttatttagacttattttttttgtttttaatcttTGAACATCATTCCCAGCAACTTCACTCCCACATCCCGACCCTCAATTTCCCTCAACACaccaagtattcagaccctttcctgaGACTTGAAATTAacctccggtgcatcctgtttccattgatcatccttgatgtttctacaacttgattggtgtccacctgtggtaaattcaatttgatttgacatgatttgaaaaggcacaccacacagttgacagtgcatgtcagagcaaaaaccaagccatgaggtcgagggaactgtctgtagagctcagagacaggattgtgtcgaggaacagatctggggaagggtaccaaaacatgtctgcagcattgaaggtccaagaacacagtggcctctatcattcttaaatggaagaagtttggaaccaccaagactcttcctagagctggccgcccagccaaactgagcaatcaggggagaattgtgtgtagattgataaaggGTGGGgaaacacaatgtggaaaaggtccAAAATGCACTGTACTTCCATACATTTTTTCATCTGGTACCGAGGGACCTGCAGATGAGTTGTGAGGCCTGTAggtgtcctagagcaaaacaacagACGTGCTCAACAGTTCCACCTTTCCAGAGGGGTCATATGAGCACAAACTTCTCGGACGCTACAGACCGAAGTTGGCACAtcggctgtaccgacttcagacgagtcccaagacACTTGTGTACAGCACAATGGAGAACACcattcgtgagagtctcatctttccatagatggatcataatAGTTTAATATTTAAATCATAATGAAGTCTTTAAATCATAATGTAGTCAATCATAATGAATAGTATTAAAATGAATAGTTTTAAAAAAATCATCGTAGTGTCTTTAAATCCTAATGAATAGTCTTTAAATAATAATGTATAGGTCTATACTTATCCCATCTTGGTGGCTAATGATTGACATCCTATCACATTCCCATTATGCATTGCTTCCTCTGCACGGCTTCCATTGCTTCCTCTTACCGAGTTCATGCCACTGAAGATGTCTCCCGATCCCACATGGGATGTGTGGACAAAATTAGTGGGCTCCCCGATCATACTCCTGTCGATGCGCCTCCGCCGCTTCTGCAAGAGGGGGAGGAAAAGGATACATTCACCATCCGTCTTTTTCTACCCAAGTTCCATTTGGGAATTGTTTTTAATTCTATGACAAGGATAAGAGTTTCAGTTTACCATTACGTTTAATGTTAAATCAATTTCCTATGTTCAGCTTCCAAGGGTTTTGTGCATCAGTGAAGCAAGCAACAGAATCTATCGCTATGTGCACATGCCTGAGCTGTATGGAATTACTAGCCAGTGGGTGAATCCTTCCTCTCCCAGTAAAAATGAATTTGCCCTCTCTCTCAGTGCTGGTGTCTCTGATGTATCTAatgtaaacatacattttttCCACTCTGACAACCAAAATAAACTTGACTCTTTAGCAAAGGATAATGAACTGTGCTTGCAATGAATTGTCAGAGCGAGTCAGCTAGCAGGCATCACAGCATGCACAATATAGGCCTATTCTGTCAACATTACCAGTATGTGATTAGATGGCATTGCTCGTGGTGTTCTGACTTGTTACATAGTTGATGAAGGTTGATGCCGTGAGGCCCCTTAGTACACATTAGATGGCCATCTAATTCAAATTTTTACACTATTGTAAAAATATCAACAGTTCCAGAAAAGCTATTGTCCTTCCCTTCACGTCATACTGCTGTAAAGAATCAGTAACTAAAATCGGTAACTACTTGAACGCCACACATCCAGTTGCTATGACAACTGCTTTCTGATAACCGAGGCGCTGTGAGGTCCACCATTTTCCTCAGTCTACACACGTCACAGAGACAAATACCATGTCatggtagcacacacacacacacacacaccacaggaccATCTTCAAAGCCATCGTCAAAGACAGATTCCACTATAGTGGTGAATAAAATTCAGACAAACATGCTTGTGAATGTCCATGTAAACCAACGTTTCAATCACACCTTTTCCTCAGAGTGCGGTAAGCCATGAAAAACACCGGGTCTCACCCTTAGCCCCATCGTCAATAAAGGATTTATGATAAACGACCAAATCCCTTTCGTGGGATACAGTAGTGCTGCGTGAGTCCTAGGTCTGCAGCTGTGATTGCTCCTTCACTTGCAAATCTCACTCCGCGAGCTGGAGCATTGGTCTAGGGGTGAGGGGTCACTGGCAGGTCTGTTTACAATGCGCTCCAGTGTTTCACTACAGGGAAGCCTCGTTACACTGCGCTCCAGTGTGTCACTACAGGGAAGCCTCGTTACACTGCGCTCCAGTGTGTCACTACAGGGAAGCCTCGTTACACTGCGCTCCAGTGTTTCACTACAGGGAAGCCTCGTTACACTGCGCTCCAGTGTTTCACTACAGGGAAGCCTCGTTACACTGCGCTCCAGTGTTTCACTACAGGGAAGCCTCGTTACACTGCGCTCCAGTGTTTCACTACAGGGAAGCCTCACACTGCGCTCCAGTGTTTCACTACAGGGAAGCCTCGTTACACTGCGCTCCAGTGTTTCACTACAGGGAAGCCTCGTTACACTGCTCTCCAGTGTTTCACTACAGGGAAGCCTCGTTACACTGCTCTCCAGTGTTTCACTACAGGGAAGCCTCGTTACACTGCACTCCAGTGTTTCACTACAGGGAAGCCTCGTTACACTGCGCTCCAGTGTTTCACTACAGGGAAGCCTCGTTACACTGCGCTCCAGTGTTTCACTACAGGGAAGCCTCGTTACACTGCGCTCCAGTGTTTCACTACAGGGAAGCCTCGTTACACTGCGCTCCAGTGTTTCACTACAGGGAAGCCTCGTTACACTGCGCTCCAGTGTTTCACTACAGGGAAGCCTCGTTACACTGCGCTCCAGTGTTTCACTACAGGAAGCCTCGTTACACTGCGCTCCAGTGTTTTACTACAGGAAGCCTCGTTACACTGCGCTCCAGTGTTTCACTACAGGGAAGCCTCGTTACACTGCGCTCCAGTGTTTCACTACAGGGAAGCCTCGTTACACTGCGCTCCAGTGTTTCACTACAGGAAGCCTCGTTACACTGCGCTCCAGTGTTTCACTACAGGAAGCCTCGTTACACTGCGCTCCAGTGTTTCACTACAGGGAAGCCTCGTTACACTGCGCTCCAGTGTTTCACTACAGGGAAGCCTCGTTACACTGCGCTCCAGTGTTTTACTACAGGGAAGCCTCGTTACACTGCGCTCCAGTGTTTTACTACAGGGAAGAGCTGGAATTCCAGACTGAGCACAATGACAGGAAATCCTTCCGTTTCCCACCCAGACATTCCCCAAATCTGCATTACAGAATATTAGCATCCTTGAGTACTTCAAAGCGGCTCACTAAGATTACACTGACATTCCAAAAATGGAGAAATTAGTTCAAAGCTGACAAAAAAAACATACTTGTCCATTGTTGTTGCCATGCAAAATGCCCTTGATCTTGGGTTTAACTGGAGAGGGAAGCCAAGTTGGTTCTCAGGGAAAAGGTAGGCTATACTTCATACTATGACAAAAATTGCTCGATTGGCCAACATCTCTAGACTATACACTACTAGGAGACAAACTGTAGCCTACATTTGAACCCAAACACAAACCATGCTTCATGGGTATCAATCCCCCCCACCTGcgtaaaatatgtattttcaaaGAACATCAGAGGTTTACAGCAAAATAGCATGCTGCATCCACTATCCCCCAAAACAATTAGCCTCAACATATTTCCTGGGGTTGGCCTATTAACCTTTCTGCAGCACATGGCTTTGAAACGAAGGATAAATTAAATGCACTGACATTTAAGGTATCGTCTGTTTACTGGCTGTGTCCCTTAAGGACAACCTATTTAAAATGTACTACTTTTGGGCCCATAGGCTCTggttaaaaagtagtgcactatatagggaatcgggtgccattttgggacacagCCTATGAAAATGTACTGACGGTTCCCCACCAAGTGCTTTGATGTGCTTTCAACCCCAAATGGTTTTAGCTTAATAGCATACAACGGTGAAGTCCAAAAAACTAATATCTTCCTATTAGCGAGTTCTAATCCCCTAAGAGCTAGACCAGTTGCTCCATCACTGACGCCAGCAAAAGCctgtcaaatgttttgctgacCCCCAGATAAACAAACCAATGTTTCTGGTCACAACAACTCAGGAAACTAACACAATCCGCTAGTGGTTCCCGACCCAACAGAGTCCATAACATACTTCTACCTCAGGCTAACCGTTTCTCAGGCTAATGTTTACAACCCAGGAAACACTTTGTCATAGTGGGAGTACACTACATGatcaaacgtatgtggacacctgctcgtcaaacatctcactccaaaatcatgggcattaatatggagttggttccccctttgctactataacagcctccactcttctgggaaggctttcctctagatgttggaacattgatgtggggacttgcttccattcagccacaagagcattagtgaggttgggcactaattttgggtgattaggcctggctcacagttgtgtcaagaagcagtgcgatttcggaggacgcacagctcttgaccttcgcctctcccaagtccgtacgggagttgcagcgatgggacatgactaactaccaattagataccacgaaattgggaataaaacatatattttttaaagtgtttgatagggtcagggctctgtgcaggccagtcaagttcttccacaccgatctcaacaaacaagTTCTGTATGGGactttgctttgtgcacagggggcattgtcatgctgaaacaggaaagggctttccccaaactgttgccacaaagtggGAAGCACAGAATGGTCCAGAAGGTCATTGTAtgatgtagcgttaagatttctcttcactggaactaaggggcctagccttgaagcatgaaaaacagccccagaacattattcctcctccatcaaactttacagtttgcactatgcattcagaccggtagtgttctcctggtttccaccaaacccagattcggcCGCCAgacggtgaagcgtgattcatcacgccagagaatgagttttcactgctccagagtccaatggtggcgagctttacaccactccaaccaaCGTTTGGCatcgcgcatggtgatcttagacttgtgtgcacATGAGCCGCCATTAcatgaagctccagacaaacagttactgtgctgacattgctttcagaggcagtttggaactctgtagtgagtgttgcaaccgaggagagACGATTTAGATTTTTATGCACTGCGCGCTTCAGCGGTgccgttctgtgaacttgtgtggcctaccacatcacggctgagctgttgtttctcctagacgtttccacttcacaacatCAGCACTTACAGTgtaccggggaagctctagcagggcaggaatttgacgaactgactttttTGAAAGGGTAGCATCCTATGatagtgccacgttgaaagtcactgaggtcttcagtaaggccattctactgccaatttttgtctatggagattgtatggctgtgtgctcgattttatactcCTGTCAGCAacaagtgtggctgaaatagacaaatccactaatttgaaggggtgtccacatacacgaTATATACAAACATATCTGTAATACACTGTTACTGGGACTGACTGTGCCGTTGGTCATGTTGGCCCCAAGCATGGTGGAAAGAGTCTGCAGGGCATGGCTGGAGCAGTGCTGTGTGGCTTTCCTGCCTTGTCAGTGAAACTCACCATAACGAGATTCCAATGGCTCATTAGTGAGATTTCCATGGGCTTCCAAGCGCCGGGAATCAACCTCCGTTAGCAGTTTGAGAGCCTGTCAGTTTAACAGTACTGCCGAGCCGGGTGAGGAGAGGGTCAAAACGGAGTACTAAATATATAATTGAGGCCTGGTGTCGGGACAAGCCAGGGcggctcccctcctcctctactttcaCAGGCAACACTTTCATACTTattcatacatttaaaaaaccaTCTAATGTAGTCTGAAGGAGCATTTTTATGAAAAAAAAAGCTCTAGAAGTGTGTATGTATGGGAAAGCGAGAGcgtgagagtcagacagagaaaaagagagagagaaagacacaaacagccagccagccagagaaaCTGACTCAGAGTGCTAGTGAGATCTATAGATGAACAGTAATAACAAAGACTAGCCCATACATGTCAGCAGCACTACCAGG
The sequence above is drawn from the Oncorhynchus gorbuscha isolate QuinsamMale2020 ecotype Even-year linkage group LG11, OgorEven_v1.0, whole genome shotgun sequence genome and encodes:
- the cdc42se2 gene encoding CDC42 small effector protein 2, translated to MSEFWLCFNCCIAEQPQPKRRRRIDRSMIGEPTNFVHTSHVGSGDIFSGMNSVNSIQNQMQSKGGYGEEAMPVNVQLQLVDTKAG